The nucleotide window AATCAAATACGCCAAGCTTGCTAAATGGTGGATTTGCGATAAGCTCTATGAGCTGCGGCAGAGTAAGGCTTGAGTTTTGTTTAAATTTATCCATAAAAATGGAGCAGATGAGCAAAAACTCCCTAGAAGTTGCGTCTATGTCCATTTCAAGCAAAGATAGCAGAGAGCTTGTAAGCGTAGCTGAATATTCGCTTAAGCTCTCATCATCAAGCCCCACCGCTCTAAACTCCCCAAGTAGCGCCACGCCAGCCCCAGCGCTACTTTTTGGCGTAAAGATGGTAAAATCGCAGCTATCTTTAAATAGCCCCACACGAGCCTTATCCTGATATGTCCGCTCTAGTCCGTCTTGCCATTTTTGCGCTTCACTTTTGGCGTATTCTAGTGGGCTTAGCCCAGAGTTTTTGGCTTCGTTTTCATCGACGTAGGGCAAAAACTCATCTGCGCTTAAATCCCTAAAAGCGAGCAATAAATTTGTCATATCACCCTTTGGGTCGATGATAATAGTCGGAATATTGTCTATGCACGCCTCTTCAAGTAGTGTGATACCAAGCCCGGTCTTACCGCTACCTGTCATCCCGATGATGGCTGCGTGCGTGGTTAGGTCTTTGCTTTTATAGATAAATGGCTCATCATCGCTAAGCCCTAAATAAAACGACTTTATATCCTCTTTTATGCTCTGCATGCTCCTGCCTTTTATTAAATTTAAACGCTATTTTAGCATATTTAGCCCTTATACTCAGGCTGCTTAGCCCATACTGCCTGCGCCAAAGCAGACGTAGTGTTGCTAGGTCATTTCGCCGCTTATTTTTAAAGTGCTCAAATTTTGTAGCCTGTCTATGATATAATCATAAGAATATTTTTAAAGGATACGCTTTATGAAAAAAATGCTCTTAGCCTCACTTTTGTTTTGCACTTTCATTTTCGCTGCTGATAATAGTGCATTAGATAAAGTAAAAATACTTAAGAGTATGACTGCTGCTAAAGCAGCTAAGTATTTAGTTGATGATATGAAGCCATTTTTGCCATTAAATGTTGAGCCAGGTGATGTTATAGTAGATATAAAAAATGATGGAACTACCTTAGAATACGTCCATACTTTACTTAATACCATAGCTTTTTCTATCAGCAAAATGAAAGAGGAGGATTATCCTTTAACGGGCAGGCTTGTTAAAGGAGTTGAGGTTGATAAACTCTGCTCTAACGAAAGCAATCGCTCTTTAATGGAGGGTGGTTTGGTGTATAAACATACTTACTTCATAAACTCTAAAAAAGCATTTGATTATGAGGTAGGTATTGGTGATTGCAGGGAGTAAAATATTTTTAGGGCTTTTCTTTGCTTTTTGGCTAGCTCGTCTCGCTTTGGCTTGATTTCGCTTTTTAAGCCAGCTCGTCTCGTGAGTGCTTTTTGCGGAGCTTCGCCATTTTCAATGCTCACATACTTTATGTATGCTCCGCTTGAAAATGGCTCACAACCCCAAAAATCATCTCACGATACTTCGCATATAGCCATTCCGTGCGGAGTAGTCGCCAGCCGTTGCGATTTAAATTTGTTACTTAACAAATTTAAATATCAGCGACCCATTACACGTGTGGTTGTCAAGGGGTGGGGCGACAGGCGCAAAAAAAAGAATTTAAACCCAAACAAAACCAAAGTTTCTGCGGTTTTGTTCATTTTAACGTCAAAAAACAAAGTTTAAATTTACACCACCATATTTCACGATTTAAATTTGAAAAAAGTCAAACTTAAATGAAAGCAATGTCTCATACGTACAGTTAAACAACTTAATATAACCCTTTACGTAGCGCAAAACAAAAGCTTCAAATAAGCGCATAACTCAAACGCCATGCAAAAGCAAAGCCAAATTTAGACCAAAATCAAAGCCCGATAGGCTGCACAGAGCTCGCTAGCTTACTAAAAGCTCCTTTGCGCCGTTTATAAACTCGTCTCTAACGATAAAATCGGTATTATAAGCCAGCATTTTATCGTTAGCTTGCACCTTTATGACAAGCCTTTTTGTCGCGCTTGTCCTAGCCTCCCTATCCTCTGCTATGCAGCGGCGATAAAGCTCAGCAACCTTTTTCTTATCAAGCGAGGCTAGATTTAAAACAAGCTCGACAACGCCTGTTATGACTATCTTTTGCGCTTGTGCACTAGCGCTATTTTCAAAGCTGCCTTTGTTGTAGCCGTCCTTTTTGTACGAACGCTGAGCCTTTACCTTAAAGTTTAAATTCGCCGCATCATCTAGGCTTAAAACCTCTCTTACACGCATGTTTACAAACTGATCTCTACGCTCAAACTCCACCCTAAAAGCTTGCGGCGCGTCCTTTTGCTCGTCATTTAGCCGCTCAACGCTCTTTAGCTCACGCTCAAAAACGGTCGCCTCGATGTTGCCATGCAAATCTAAAAGCTTAAGGGTGGCTATTTTCTTGCCACTTTTTGTTATTCTAGTTACCACATCCTCTATCTTTGCGACTACCATTATTTCGGCATTTTCAGGTAGCTCGTCAAATTCAGAGCTTAATGTGTAATTTATCCTTGAAATGTCCTCCCTAAACTCATCAAGAGGGTGTCCACTGATATAAATTCCCACACTCTCTTGCTCAAATTTAAGCTTGGTTTTTTGGTCAAATTCATTCTTTATCTCATCCATTTTTACCTGAACTTTACCCATGCTATCATCATCACCAAATAGACTCTCAGCCTTTTCTTTTCGGATTTTTCCAGCATCCTTGCAAGCTTCTATTATGATTTCAACGTTTTGCATTAGCATTAATCTAGTGTGTCCAAAAATATCAAAGCTTCCTGATTTTATAAGACTTTCAACGACTTTTTTATTGACTTTAAAGGCATCCACTCTGGATACAAAATCACTCATATCCTTATACTCTCCGCCCTCGTTTCGCTCACCTATTATGTTTTCTATCGCTGTCTCTCCTACGCCTTTAATAGCGCAAAATCCAAAGACGATTGCATCCTTACCATCTTTTTTAGTAACACTAAACTCATTTGCCGAGTGGTTTATCGATGGCGGTAAAAGCTCGATATTTAGGCGTTTACACTCATCTATGTAGCGCACAATTTTATCGACATTATTTTTCTCACTCGTTAAAAGTGCCGCCATAAACTCAGCTGGATAATAGGTCTTTAAATACGCAGTTTGAAAGGTGATGTAAGCGTAGGCTGCGGAGTGAGATTTATTAAATCCATATCCTGCAAATTTTACGATTAATTCAAACAGATCATCGGCCTTTTGCCCGTCTAGCCCATTTTTAACAGCACCAGCGACAAACTCGCCCTTTAGCTTATCCATCTCCTCTTTTATCTTTTTACCCATAGCACGGCGCACGAGATCGGCTCCACCTAGGCTAAAACCGCCTATGCTTTGAACGATTTGCATGACCTGCTCTTGATAAACTATGACGCCATATGTTGGAGCCAAAATCGGCTCAAGCTCGTCAAAAGCATATGTTATCGCTGCTCGTCCGTGCTTTCGTTCGACAAAGTCATCGAGCATACCGCTCTCCATAGGCCCTGGACGATAAAGTGCAAGCATCGCAATAACGTCCTCAAAGCAGTCAGGGCGCAGACTAGCACCAAGCTTGCGCATACCTTCGCTTTCTACCTGAAATATCCCTATCGCATGTCCGCCTGCAAGCATCTCATAGACTTTTGCGTCGTTTTTATCGATTTGCTCCCAAATTATCTCCTTGCCGTAGCGCTGCTTAATTAGCTTTATAGCATTATCTATCACAGTTAGGGTCTTAAGTCCCAAAAAGTCAAATTTGATTAAATCAACATCCTCAAGATACTTTAAGCTATACTGCGTTACGAAGTGATTTTCTTCGCTATTGCTCTGCTTAAAAAGCGGAGTTTTATTCCATAGCTCATCATTGCTTATTACCACGCCAGCTGCATGCTGTCCTGCATTTCGGTTAAGCCCTTCTAAATCAAGAGCAAACTTCCACACCTCAGCCGCCTTTGCGTCAGTATCTAGTAGCTTTTTAATCTCTGGTTCTTTATTAAACGCTCCCTCAAGCGTGATACCCAGCTCATCTGGGATTAGCTTTGCCATAGCGTCTGCTTCAGAGTATGGCATACCGCACACTCTTGCGACGTCCCTAATAACGCCCTTTGCCAAAAGCTTACCAAATGTTATAACGCCAGCGACGTTAAATTTGCCATACTTTTCGATGACATAATCAATTATCTCCCCTCGCCTATCCTGACAAAAATCGACGTCAATATCGGGCATGCTTACGCGCTCTGGGTTTAGAAATCTCTCAAAAAGTAGACTATAAGGTATGGGGTCAAGGTCGGTTATTTTTAGCGCATACGCGACTAGGCTTCCAGCCGCTGAGCCTCGCCCAGGTCCC belongs to Campylobacter sp. 19-13652 and includes:
- the dnaE gene encoding DNA polymerase III subunit alpha, which produces MSDFTHLHLHTEYSMLDGTNKIKELAKVLKEQGVTSAAITDHGNMFGAIDFYKTMKSYGIKPLIGIEAYIHNMDDLGDKSTRNRFHLILLAKNEIGYKNLMYLSSMSFIEGFYYNPRINKKLLREHTEGIVCTGACLQGEVSWNLNINNERNVRNGAKGYEAAKAVAAEYKEIFGDDFYLEIMRHGISDQRDIDDQLLRIAKELDIKMVATNDVHYIYKDRSKSQEIYKYISGADMPNTIHEFYLKTPDDMKRLFLDMPEVIENTQEIVDKCNLEIKLGDATPPNFKFTIEYAAERGIALPEPSERYSFKNDAVFFEAECKKGLDERLKFISEEQHQIYKDRLQREIDIINKMNFPGYMMIVWDFINEAKKRGVPVGPGRGSAAGSLVAYALKITDLDPIPYSLLFERFLNPERVSMPDIDVDFCQDRRGEIIDYVIEKYGKFNVAGVITFGKLLAKGVIRDVARVCGMPYSEADAMAKLIPDELGITLEGAFNKEPEIKKLLDTDAKAAEVWKFALDLEGLNRNAGQHAAGVVISNDELWNKTPLFKQSNSEENHFVTQYSLKYLEDVDLIKFDFLGLKTLTVIDNAIKLIKQRYGKEIIWEQIDKNDAKVYEMLAGGHAIGIFQVESEGMRKLGASLRPDCFEDVIAMLALYRPGPMESGMLDDFVERKHGRAAITYAFDELEPILAPTYGVIVYQEQVMQIVQSIGGFSLGGADLVRRAMGKKIKEEMDKLKGEFVAGAVKNGLDGQKADDLFELIVKFAGYGFNKSHSAAYAYITFQTAYLKTYYPAEFMAALLTSEKNNVDKIVRYIDECKRLNIELLPPSINHSANEFSVTKKDGKDAIVFGFCAIKGVGETAIENIIGERNEGGEYKDMSDFVSRVDAFKVNKKVVESLIKSGSFDIFGHTRLMLMQNVEIIIEACKDAGKIRKEKAESLFGDDDSMGKVQVKMDEIKNEFDQKTKLKFEQESVGIYISGHPLDEFREDISRINYTLSSEFDELPENAEIMVVAKIEDVVTRITKSGKKIATLKLLDLHGNIEATVFERELKSVERLNDEQKDAPQAFRVEFERRDQFVNMRVREVLSLDDAANLNFKVKAQRSYKKDGYNKGSFENSASAQAQKIVITGVVELVLNLASLDKKKVAELYRRCIAEDREARTSATKRLVIKVQANDKMLAYNTDFIVRDEFINGAKELLVS